Proteins co-encoded in one Leucobacter exalbidus genomic window:
- a CDS encoding class I SAM-dependent methyltransferase, with amino-acid sequence MTEHYFSESPAGDYRAREIEVSLAGAIRQLVTAGGVFSPEHLDRGTELLLSTLDTDLDADTKDYFGAVRGVGFSATGNAEVADADVDADPDPSPTGPPILDIGCGWGPIALAAALNHPGREIWAIDVNERSRELTRTNAARLGLTNVRVCAPSEVPDDISFAEIRSNPPIRVGKEALHEILQQWLPRLVPGGTAHLVVAKHLGADSLQRWIGAEFPQLEVSRFTRSKGFHVLRAEASQA; translated from the coding sequence GTGACTGAGCACTACTTTTCTGAATCCCCCGCAGGCGACTACCGAGCGCGCGAAATCGAGGTTTCCCTCGCCGGGGCTATTCGGCAGCTGGTGACGGCCGGCGGAGTGTTCAGCCCCGAGCACCTCGACCGCGGCACCGAGCTGCTGCTGTCAACGCTCGACACCGATCTCGACGCCGACACGAAGGATTACTTCGGCGCCGTGCGCGGCGTGGGATTCAGCGCGACCGGCAACGCTGAGGTTGCTGATGCTGATGTTGATGCTGATCCGGATCCCTCGCCCACAGGCCCCCCGATCCTCGACATCGGGTGTGGCTGGGGCCCCATCGCGCTCGCCGCGGCGCTGAACCACCCGGGCCGCGAGATCTGGGCCATTGATGTCAACGAGCGCTCTCGCGAGCTCACGCGCACCAACGCGGCGCGGCTCGGGCTCACGAACGTGCGTGTGTGCGCGCCCAGCGAGGTGCCCGACGATATTTCGTTCGCCGAGATTCGCTCGAACCCGCCCATTCGGGTGGGCAAGGAGGCGCTCCACGAGATTTTGCAGCAGTGGCTGCCCCGCCTCGTACCCGGTGGCACCGCGCACCTCGTCGTCGCCAAGCACCTGGGCGCAGATTCGCTGCAGCGCTGGATCGGTGCCGAGTTCCCCCAGCTTGAGGTGTCTCGCTTCACCCGATCTAAGGGGTTCCACGTGCTGCGGGCAGAAGCTTCGCAGGCGTGA
- the hflX gene encoding GTPase HflX produces the protein MSNDTEVGHEPNEPTPTSDELGGDALARILRQEDGAANVIRDLSSAQALGSDDHDDHGSASDTIVMDRADRASLKRVAGLSTELEDVTEVEYRQLRIENVVLIGVFSGNGTAAQEDAENSLRELAALSETAGAVVLDGLLQRRPFPDPATYFGKGKAQELKDLVAALGADTVIADNELSPSQRRALEDVVKVKVIDRTAVILDIFSQHAKSREGKAQVELAQMQYLLPRLRGWGESMSRQAGGQVGSAGAGMGSRGPGETKMELDRRKIHTRMAKLRKQIAEMGPAREAKRANRKRGEVPSVAIAGYTNAGKSSLLNRLIDSHELVQNQLFATLDTAIRHAETNDGRTFTYADTVGFVRNLPHQLVEAFRSTFEEVGEADVILHVVDGSHPEPEAQLATVRAVVTDVDAQNIPEVVVFNKSDLITDSQRLVLHGLVSDAVFVSARTGEGLEELKARVYAALPVPDREVTVVVPYDRGGLVAEMHERNRVISTDYVEEGTQVHAYVSDEMYSKIEPYLV, from the coding sequence ATGAGTAACGACACTGAGGTAGGCCACGAGCCGAACGAGCCGACACCCACGAGCGATGAGCTGGGCGGTGATGCTCTTGCGCGCATTCTGCGTCAGGAAGACGGCGCGGCGAATGTGATTCGTGACCTCTCGAGCGCACAGGCACTGGGCAGCGACGACCACGATGACCACGGCAGTGCGAGCGACACAATTGTCATGGATCGCGCCGACCGTGCCTCGCTGAAGCGCGTCGCTGGGCTGTCGACCGAGCTCGAAGACGTGACCGAGGTCGAGTACCGCCAGCTGCGGATCGAGAACGTTGTGTTGATCGGTGTGTTCTCGGGCAACGGCACCGCCGCACAAGAAGACGCAGAGAACTCGCTGCGTGAGCTCGCCGCGCTGTCAGAGACCGCTGGCGCCGTGGTGCTTGACGGGCTGCTGCAGCGTCGCCCGTTCCCCGACCCCGCCACCTACTTCGGTAAGGGCAAGGCGCAAGAGCTCAAGGATCTCGTGGCGGCGCTCGGCGCCGATACGGTGATTGCCGATAACGAGCTGTCGCCCAGCCAGCGCCGCGCGCTTGAGGATGTCGTGAAGGTGAAGGTCATTGACCGCACCGCCGTGATCCTCGATATTTTTAGCCAGCACGCCAAGAGCCGTGAGGGCAAGGCGCAGGTCGAGCTTGCCCAGATGCAGTACCTGCTGCCGCGTCTGCGCGGTTGGGGCGAGTCGATGTCGCGCCAGGCCGGTGGCCAGGTGGGCTCGGCGGGAGCTGGCATGGGCTCGCGTGGCCCCGGTGAGACGAAGATGGAGCTCGACCGCCGCAAGATCCACACCCGCATGGCGAAGCTGCGCAAGCAGATCGCCGAGATGGGCCCGGCCCGCGAGGCGAAGCGCGCGAACCGCAAGCGCGGCGAGGTGCCCTCGGTCGCGATCGCGGGGTACACGAACGCTGGCAAGTCGAGCCTGCTGAACCGGCTGATTGATTCGCACGAGCTCGTGCAGAACCAGCTGTTCGCCACGCTCGATACCGCGATTCGTCATGCTGAAACGAACGACGGCCGCACCTTCACCTACGCCGACACCGTCGGATTCGTGCGCAACCTGCCCCACCAGCTGGTCGAGGCGTTCCGCTCAACCTTTGAAGAGGTAGGCGAGGCCGACGTGATTTTGCACGTGGTCGACGGCTCGCACCCCGAGCCCGAGGCACAGCTGGCCACGGTGCGCGCGGTGGTCACCGACGTTGATGCGCAAAACATTCCCGAGGTCGTTGTCTTCAACAAGTCCGACCTGATCACTGACTCGCAGCGCCTCGTGCTGCACGGCCTCGTCTCTGACGCCGTGTTCGTCTCGGCCCGCACGGGTGAGGGCCTGGAAGAGCTGAAGGCGCGCGTGTATGCGGCGCTGCCGGTGCCGGATCGCGAAGTCACCGTCGTGGTGCCCTACGACCGCGGCGGGCTGGTCGCTGAAATGCACGAGCGCAACCGCGTCATCTCGACCGATTACGTCGAGGAGGGCACACAGGTACACGCCTATGTGTCAGACGAGATGTACTCGAAGATCGAGCCGTATCTCGTGTAA
- the metE gene encoding 5-methyltetrahydropteroyltriglutamate--homocysteine S-methyltransferase has translation MSAISPLSQATILGYPRIGRRRELKRAIESFWKGNTTEAELQATARELRATTRARLVELGLPTVGSAIPESFSFYDQVLDATLALGAIPGRFASVTGSDLDIYFSLARGNDQLQPLEMTKWFDTNYHYSVPEIDENTGLKANPAQLVAQVTEAREQGIESRPVIVGPVTYLLLAKASDDAGEGFAPIDRLDDVVAVYAELLGALAAAGAGWVQLDEPALVSDSLSVPRAETLALVERAYAVLGAATNRPQILLTAPYGDSSQALERLGKLPVEAVQADLVRGSLPTAALASGDLAAAFTGTQLVAGVVDGRNIWRTDLRRAFSQAEQLQTAGISTVIGTSNSLQHVPHDVADEQQLSAQLKGWLAFADQKVGQVATLARGLVEGAAAIETELADTDAALADRAQAAGVRVDGIRSRVAATGQPERDRVTEQERRDAQADLGIPQLATTTIGSFPQTTEIRKARAAFTRGEIDQAQYDGFLREEIERVIRLQEEIGLDVLVHGEAERNDMVQYFAELLDGFAVTENGWVQSYGTRATRPSILWGDVSRPAPMTVAWSAFAQSLTERPVKGMLTGPVTILAWSFVRDDQPLEDTANQVALALRDEIDDLVSAGIKIVQVDEPALRELLPLDADRQAAYLDWSVGSFRLATGGAGADVQIHTHLCYSEFGEIIDAVDGLDADVTSIEAARSRMDVVVPLGDHGYSRGIGPGVYDIHSPRVPSTEEQAELIRIAAASIPGQQLWVNPDCGLKTRGYDETIASLTNLVRAAREVREAALAGVAS, from the coding sequence ATGTCTGCAATCTCTCCGCTGTCTCAGGCCACCATTCTGGGATACCCCCGTATTGGTCGTCGCCGCGAACTCAAGCGCGCGATCGAATCGTTCTGGAAGGGCAACACGACCGAGGCAGAGCTGCAGGCCACCGCCCGCGAACTGCGCGCCACCACCCGCGCCCGCCTCGTCGAGCTCGGCCTCCCCACCGTGGGCAGCGCGATCCCCGAGAGCTTCAGCTTCTACGACCAGGTGCTCGACGCCACGCTCGCCCTCGGCGCGATCCCCGGCCGCTTCGCAAGCGTGACCGGCAGCGACCTCGACATCTACTTCTCGCTCGCCCGTGGCAACGACCAGCTGCAGCCGCTCGAAATGACCAAGTGGTTCGACACGAACTACCACTACAGCGTGCCCGAGATCGACGAGAACACAGGGCTCAAGGCAAACCCCGCGCAGCTCGTCGCCCAGGTCACCGAGGCACGCGAGCAGGGCATCGAGTCACGCCCCGTCATCGTCGGCCCCGTCACCTACCTGCTGCTGGCCAAGGCCTCCGATGACGCGGGTGAGGGCTTCGCGCCCATCGACCGCCTCGACGACGTCGTCGCCGTCTACGCCGAACTGCTGGGCGCGCTCGCCGCAGCTGGCGCCGGCTGGGTGCAGCTCGACGAGCCCGCCCTCGTGTCAGACTCGCTGTCGGTGCCCCGCGCCGAGACGCTCGCCCTGGTTGAGCGTGCCTACGCGGTGCTCGGTGCAGCGACAAACCGCCCCCAGATTCTGCTCACGGCCCCCTACGGCGACTCGTCGCAGGCGCTTGAGCGCCTCGGCAAGCTTCCCGTTGAAGCAGTGCAAGCCGACCTTGTGCGCGGCAGCTTGCCTACCGCGGCCCTCGCCTCGGGCGACCTCGCCGCAGCATTCACGGGCACGCAGCTCGTCGCAGGCGTCGTTGACGGCCGCAACATCTGGCGCACCGATCTGCGCCGCGCATTCTCACAGGCTGAGCAGCTGCAGACCGCGGGCATCAGCACCGTGATCGGCACCTCCAACAGCCTGCAGCACGTGCCCCACGATGTGGCAGACGAGCAGCAGCTCAGCGCGCAGCTCAAGGGCTGGCTCGCGTTCGCCGATCAGAAGGTCGGCCAGGTGGCCACGCTCGCCCGTGGCCTCGTCGAGGGCGCCGCAGCGATCGAGACCGAGCTCGCCGACACCGATGCAGCCCTCGCAGATCGTGCGCAGGCGGCGGGTGTGCGCGTGGACGGGATCCGGAGCCGCGTTGCAGCCACCGGTCAGCCCGAGCGCGACCGCGTGACCGAACAGGAGCGCCGCGATGCGCAGGCTGACCTGGGAATTCCGCAGCTCGCGACGACCACAATCGGTTCGTTCCCGCAGACCACCGAGATTCGTAAGGCCCGCGCCGCGTTCACGCGCGGCGAGATCGATCAGGCGCAGTACGACGGCTTCTTGCGCGAAGAGATTGAGCGCGTTATTCGCCTGCAGGAGGAAATCGGGCTTGACGTGCTCGTGCACGGTGAGGCCGAGCGCAACGACATGGTGCAGTACTTCGCCGAGCTGCTCGACGGCTTCGCGGTCACCGAGAACGGTTGGGTGCAGTCGTACGGCACCCGCGCCACGCGCCCGTCGATCCTGTGGGGCGATGTGTCACGCCCCGCGCCGATGACGGTTGCCTGGTCGGCCTTCGCCCAGTCGCTCACCGAGCGCCCCGTGAAGGGCATGCTCACGGGCCCCGTCACGATCCTCGCGTGGTCGTTCGTGCGTGATGACCAGCCGCTCGAAGACACCGCCAACCAGGTGGCGCTTGCCCTGCGCGACGAGATCGATGACCTCGTTTCGGCCGGCATCAAGATCGTGCAGGTCGATGAGCCCGCGCTGCGTGAGCTGCTGCCGCTCGACGCCGATCGCCAGGCCGCCTACCTCGACTGGTCGGTGGGTTCGTTCCGCCTCGCGACCGGTGGCGCTGGCGCCGACGTGCAGATCCACACGCACCTGTGCTACTCAGAGTTCGGCGAGATCATCGACGCCGTTGACGGCCTCGACGCCGACGTCACGAGCATCGAGGCAGCCCGCAGCCGCATGGACGTTGTCGTGCCGCTGGGCGACCACGGCTACTCGCGCGGCATCGGCCCGGGCGTCTACGACATCCACTCACCCCGCGTGCCCAGCACCGAGGAGCAGGCCGAGCTGATTCGCATCGCGGCCGCCAGCATCCCCGGCCAGCAGCTGTGGGTCAACCCCGACTGCGGCTTGAAGACGCGCGGCTACGACGAGACGATCGCGAGCCTCACGAACCTGGTGCGTGCGGCGCGCGAGGTGCGCGAGGCCGCGCTCGCCGGCGTCGCGTCATAG
- a CDS encoding methylenetetrahydrofolate reductase — protein sequence MSDVLLTGSAPTRPRFSFEVFPARSGAAALALGNAVQHLAAVGPDFISVTYGANGSNRDASRDLVRYLRDHTNALPLAHLTTVGETRQAILETIHAIMDAGVHDFLALRGDPPRGASEDDPAVSGSLSSLELVKLVAQARAERPAFTSVGRTSVAAYPNGHPLSRSRSEDIDWLVAKQEAGAQFAVSQLFFNADEYLSYVSDARDAGLTMPVLPGLMPVATAAQLRKVAELAGRPAPAELMREIEEAGGYAPELGVEHSVALAKELLAGGAPSLHLYTFNRHERVLAVLRELELLAPVAV from the coding sequence ATGAGTGACGTCCTCTTAACCGGCAGCGCTCCGACCCGGCCGAGGTTCTCGTTCGAGGTGTTTCCCGCCCGCAGCGGGGCCGCCGCGCTCGCCCTGGGCAATGCGGTGCAGCACCTCGCGGCGGTGGGCCCCGACTTCATCTCGGTGACCTACGGCGCCAACGGATCAAACCGTGATGCCTCGCGCGATCTCGTGCGCTACCTGCGCGATCACACGAACGCGCTGCCGCTCGCACACCTCACCACGGTGGGGGAGACGCGGCAGGCGATCCTCGAGACCATTCACGCGATTATGGACGCCGGCGTGCACGACTTTCTTGCGCTGCGGGGTGACCCGCCGCGCGGGGCGAGCGAAGATGACCCTGCGGTGTCGGGGTCGCTGAGTTCGCTCGAACTCGTCAAGCTCGTGGCGCAGGCGCGTGCAGAACGCCCCGCGTTCACGAGCGTGGGGCGCACCTCGGTCGCGGCGTACCCCAACGGGCACCCGCTGTCGCGGTCACGATCTGAGGACATTGACTGGCTCGTGGCGAAGCAGGAAGCCGGGGCGCAGTTCGCGGTTTCGCAGCTGTTCTTCAACGCCGACGAATACCTCAGCTATGTGAGCGACGCGCGAGATGCGGGCCTCACGATGCCGGTGCTACCGGGGCTGATGCCGGTGGCGACGGCCGCGCAGCTGCGCAAGGTGGCTGAGCTTGCCGGGCGCCCGGCTCCCGCCGAGCTCATGCGTGAGATCGAGGAGGCCGGGGGATACGCCCCAGAGCTCGGTGTTGAACACTCGGTGGCGCTCGCGAAAGAGCTGCTGGCGGGCGGGGCCCCGTCACTGCACCTCTACACCTTTAACCGGCACGAGCGCGTGCTCGCCGTGCTGCGTGAGCTCGAACTGCTGGCACCGGTGGCGGTGTAA
- the lexA gene encoding transcriptional repressor LexA, with protein sequence MVDIARRLERLSDKQRSILEFIASSVEDRGYPPSMREIGDAVGLSSLSSVTHQLSRLELAGCIRRDPHRPRALEVLIDPTAPAAPAEPPVQAEETAYVPLVGQIAAGVPITAEQQVEELMPLPRQLVGDGTVFMLRVVGDSMIDAAICDGDFVVIRQQREANNGDIVAAMLDGEATVKVFRRRDGHTWLLPRNSAFEPILGDYAEVLGKVVAVLRSI encoded by the coding sequence ATGGTCGATATCGCACGTCGGCTTGAACGCCTCAGCGATAAACAGCGCTCAATTCTTGAGTTCATCGCGAGCTCCGTGGAAGACCGCGGCTACCCGCCGAGCATGCGCGAGATCGGCGACGCCGTCGGCCTGTCGTCGCTGTCGAGTGTCACCCACCAGCTCAGCCGCCTCGAATTGGCGGGCTGCATTCGCCGCGACCCGCACCGCCCGCGCGCACTCGAGGTACTCATCGACCCCACCGCTCCGGCGGCCCCCGCTGAGCCGCCCGTGCAAGCCGAAGAGACGGCATATGTGCCACTGGTGGGCCAGATCGCCGCCGGTGTGCCCATCACCGCAGAGCAGCAGGTCGAAGAACTCATGCCGCTGCCCCGCCAGCTCGTGGGCGACGGCACGGTCTTCATGCTGCGCGTCGTGGGCGACTCGATGATCGATGCGGCCATCTGCGATGGCGACTTTGTCGTCATCAGGCAGCAGCGCGAGGCCAACAACGGCGATATTGTTGCCGCGATGCTCGATGGCGAAGCCACCGTAAAGGTGTTTCGCAGGCGCGACGGTCACACCTGGCTGCTCCCCCGCAACAGCGCGTTTGAGCCGATCCTGGGCGACTACGCCGAGGTGCTCGGCAAGGTCGTCGCGGTGCTGCGCTCGATCTAA
- a CDS encoding histidinol-phosphate transaminase → MTSLSDLPLRANLVGKSPYGAPQDPVPVSLNVNENTHPIPDEVVADIAAALERAVRTANRYPDRDFVELREALAGYLGHGLTAEQLWAANGSNEVLQQVLQAFGGPGRTLLSFSPTYSMYPLLADGTDTAYIDVPRPTGYRLTPESVRAALTEHAPSIAILCGPNNPTGTPLDRETILAAYDAFDGMLIVDEAYFEFDNERESAVTLLEGRPRLLVSRTMSKAFAFAGVRLGYLAADPAVIDALRLVRLPYHLSALTQAAATTAIKHAATMLATVDDIRVQRDRLAAALTELGYRVHDSGANFILVGGFLDPNGMFEELRARGILIRHLGIAGHLRITAGTEAETTEVIRAITELTTLSS, encoded by the coding sequence GTGACCAGTCTGAGCGACCTCCCCCTCCGTGCAAATCTCGTCGGCAAGAGCCCCTACGGTGCCCCGCAAGATCCGGTGCCCGTAAGCCTGAACGTCAACGAGAACACCCATCCCATTCCCGACGAAGTCGTCGCAGATATTGCGGCAGCGCTCGAACGTGCAGTGCGCACCGCGAACCGCTACCCCGATCGTGACTTTGTTGAGTTGCGTGAAGCGCTCGCCGGGTACCTCGGGCACGGCCTCACCGCAGAGCAGCTGTGGGCGGCGAACGGTTCAAACGAGGTGCTGCAGCAGGTGCTGCAGGCCTTTGGTGGCCCCGGCCGCACTCTGCTGAGCTTCAGCCCCACCTACTCCATGTACCCGTTGCTTGCCGACGGCACCGACACCGCCTACATCGACGTGCCACGCCCCACGGGCTACCGGCTCACCCCCGAGAGTGTGCGCGCGGCGTTGACCGAGCACGCCCCGAGCATCGCGATCTTGTGCGGCCCCAATAACCCGACGGGTACGCCGCTCGACCGCGAAACGATTCTCGCGGCCTACGACGCATTCGACGGCATGCTGATCGTCGACGAAGCCTACTTCGAGTTCGACAACGAACGCGAGAGCGCGGTGACCCTGCTCGAGGGGCGCCCCCGCCTGCTCGTATCACGCACCATGAGCAAGGCCTTCGCCTTCGCCGGCGTGCGCCTGGGCTACCTCGCGGCCGACCCCGCGGTCATCGATGCGCTGCGCCTCGTGCGGCTGCCGTACCACCTGTCGGCGCTGACGCAGGCCGCGGCGACCACCGCAATCAAGCACGCAGCCACGATGCTCGCGACCGTTGATGACATTCGGGTGCAGCGCGACCGGCTGGCCGCGGCACTCACCGAGCTTGGCTACCGCGTGCACGATTCGGGCGCCAACTTCATTCTCGTGGGCGGCTTCCTGGATCCCAATGGCATGTTCGAAGAACTGCGTGCGCGGGGCATTTTGATCCGGCACCTGGGGATCGCAGGCCACCTGCGGATCACCGCGGGCACCGAGGCCGAAACGACCGAGGTTATTCGAGCCATCACCGAGCTCACAACTCTCAGCTCCTAG
- a CDS encoding DsbA family protein, producing MTSAPEVLPRHILERRLRSARLWNVMLAVIAALALVFGGVMWSQNSSGNQAAVAVAVAVADGAGNAAPEATTPELTGEVDGAAAEQPATGAAPVVERRIEGDPMAIGDIDAPVVLSEWVDLRCPYCAVYTRDTLPDVVKEYVDSGKVRIEMHDVAFFGEESLRASTAARAAAEQGKYFEFLDAVYEAAPESGHPELTTKELIGHARTAGVPNIELFTSDMEREDLRAEVTQMTTEASELGVTGVPFFAVDGQAFSGAQPIDYFREFLDSMVAEK from the coding sequence ATGACGTCAGCCCCTGAAGTTCTGCCCCGTCACATCCTCGAACGCCGGTTGCGCAGCGCGCGCCTGTGGAACGTGATGCTTGCCGTGATCGCGGCACTCGCGTTGGTGTTCGGGGGTGTGATGTGGTCGCAGAACTCCTCGGGTAACCAGGCTGCAGTGGCAGTGGCAGTGGCAGTGGCAGACGGCGCCGGTAACGCGGCGCCCGAAGCGACGACCCCCGAGCTCACCGGCGAGGTCGACGGCGCTGCCGCCGAGCAGCCCGCAACGGGTGCCGCACCGGTGGTTGAACGACGCATCGAGGGCGACCCGATGGCCATCGGTGACATCGACGCCCCCGTCGTGTTGTCAGAGTGGGTAGACCTGCGCTGCCCCTACTGCGCGGTGTACACCCGCGATACCCTCCCCGACGTCGTCAAGGAGTACGTCGACTCGGGCAAGGTGCGCATTGAGATGCACGACGTTGCATTCTTCGGCGAGGAGTCGCTGCGTGCCTCAACGGCGGCCCGGGCCGCGGCCGAGCAGGGTAAGTACTTTGAGTTTCTCGACGCCGTCTACGAGGCAGCCCCAGAATCTGGGCACCCCGAGCTGACGACGAAAGAACTCATCGGTCACGCCCGCACCGCTGGCGTCCCCAATATTGAGCTGTTCACGAGCGACATGGAGCGCGAAGACCTGCGCGCCGAGGTCACCCAGATGACGACCGAGGCGAGCGAACTCGGCGTCACGGGCGTGCCCTTCTTCGCCGTCGACGGGCAGGCGTTTAGCGGCGCCCAGCCCATCGACTACTTCCGCGAGTTCCTCGACTCGATGGTCGCCGAGAAATAA
- a CDS encoding cytochrome c biogenesis CcdA family protein, whose product MNLTLAGAFLGGVLTLLSPCSVMLLPAFFAYAFTNTRALFVRTGVFFLGLASALVPLGLLAGTVGAWVSQYRFELVTVASWLVIALGVLLACGVRLPGVMRQRGPAGASALAVFALGAVYGLAGVCAGPLLGAALTFAAFGANAAFGGLVLLVFAAGMTLPLMVLALLWSRIPAIRKLVRPRELRIGAWRNAWTNVIGGVLTALIGVLLLVTRGTTTIGGLVGATAQAQLEGDVMRLTSMVPNWVIAVIFIVCAGAWAAVVVVRASPTSPQPACAAASSSALHGGATEAE is encoded by the coding sequence ATGAACCTGACGCTGGCGGGAGCGTTTCTCGGCGGCGTGCTCACGCTGCTGAGCCCGTGCTCGGTGATGCTGCTGCCCGCGTTCTTTGCCTACGCATTCACGAACACGCGCGCATTGTTTGTGCGCACCGGTGTCTTCTTTCTCGGGCTGGCAAGCGCGCTCGTACCGCTCGGGCTGCTGGCCGGCACGGTCGGCGCATGGGTGAGTCAATACCGATTTGAACTGGTGACGGTCGCCTCTTGGCTCGTCATTGCCCTGGGAGTGCTGCTGGCCTGCGGCGTCAGGCTTCCCGGCGTGATGCGCCAGCGCGGCCCAGCGGGCGCCTCGGCACTGGCCGTCTTTGCGCTGGGGGCCGTCTACGGCCTGGCAGGTGTCTGCGCGGGCCCGCTGCTGGGCGCTGCCCTCACCTTTGCGGCGTTCGGTGCGAACGCTGCCTTCGGTGGGCTGGTGCTGCTGGTATTTGCGGCGGGGATGACGCTGCCGCTCATGGTGCTCGCGCTGCTCTGGAGCCGCATTCCGGCCATCCGAAAGCTGGTGCGGCCGCGCGAACTGCGCATCGGTGCCTGGCGCAACGCGTGGACAAATGTGATTGGCGGGGTGCTGACCGCGTTGATTGGCGTGCTGCTGCTCGTCACCCGCGGTACCACGACGATTGGTGGGCTGGTGGGAGCAACCGCGCAGGCGCAGCTGGAGGGAGACGTGATGCGTCTCACCTCGATGGTGCCTAACTGGGTGATCGCCGTCATCTTTATCGTGTGTGCAGGGGCGTGGGCCGCCGTGGTGGTGGTGCGCGCGAGCCCGACCTCGCCGCAACCCGCGTGTGCGGCCGCCAGCTCCAGCGCGCTGCACGGGGGAGCCACCGAAGCTGAGTAG
- the hisB gene encoding imidazoleglycerol-phosphate dehydratase HisB: MSAASRTASLERVTSESQISLSVNLDGSGESDIETGVPFFDHMLTAFARHSLTDLTVRATGDVHIDVHHTVEDTGILLGQALLQALGDKSGISRYGDALVPLDEALAQAVVDISGRPYLVHSGEPAGFEFHLIGGHFTGSMVRHFFEALVLNARLTAHIKLVEGRDPHHIAEAEFKAFARAFRVAKALDPLVKGVPSTKGAL, from the coding sequence ATGTCCGCAGCATCACGAACAGCGTCGCTCGAGCGTGTCACGAGTGAATCGCAGATCAGTCTCTCAGTCAACCTCGACGGCTCAGGCGAGTCAGATATCGAAACGGGCGTGCCCTTCTTCGATCACATGCTCACCGCTTTTGCCCGCCACTCGCTCACCGATTTGACGGTGCGCGCCACAGGCGACGTGCATATTGATGTACACCACACGGTTGAAGACACCGGCATCCTGCTGGGGCAGGCCCTGCTGCAGGCCCTCGGCGATAAGAGCGGCATTTCGCGCTACGGCGATGCCCTCGTGCCGTTGGATGAAGCACTCGCGCAGGCCGTCGTTGATATTTCTGGCCGCCCCTACCTCGTGCACTCGGGGGAGCCCGCAGGCTTCGAATTCCACCTCATCGGCGGCCACTTCACCGGCTCCATGGTGCGCCACTTCTTTGAGGCCCTCGTCTTGAATGCTCGCCTCACCGCACACATCAAGCTCGTTGAGGGGCGCGACCCGCACCACATCGCCGAGGCCGAGTTCAAGGCATTCGCGCGCGCATTCCGCGTCGCCAAGGCACTCGATCCCCTCGTCAAGGGTGTGCCGTCCACCAAGGGCGCTCTGTGA
- the hisH gene encoding imidazole glycerol phosphate synthase subunit HisH gives MTAKQVVVLDYGSGNVHSAVKALVAAGAEVTLTRDPKLVAEADGLFVPGVGAFDAVMQQLRDVRGDEMIDRRLAGGRPVLGVCVGQQVMFARGIERGVDVEGLGQWPETVHQLKADVLPHMGWNTVDAPEDSTLFHGIEHERFYFVHSYAATEWSIEGRGAATRPRVTWAEHGERFVAAVENGPLCTTQFHPEKSGEAGIQLLRNWIATL, from the coding sequence GTGACCGCGAAGCAGGTGGTCGTGCTCGACTACGGTTCGGGCAACGTGCACTCTGCAGTGAAGGCGCTCGTCGCCGCCGGCGCCGAGGTGACGCTCACGCGTGACCCCAAGCTTGTTGCCGAAGCCGATGGCCTGTTCGTGCCAGGCGTGGGCGCGTTCGACGCCGTCATGCAGCAGCTGCGCGATGTGCGCGGCGATGAAATGATCGATCGCCGGCTCGCGGGCGGTCGCCCGGTGCTGGGCGTGTGCGTGGGCCAGCAGGTGATGTTCGCGCGTGGTATCGAGCGCGGCGTCGACGTTGAAGGCCTCGGGCAGTGGCCTGAGACCGTGCACCAGCTGAAGGCTGATGTGCTGCCCCACATGGGCTGGAACACCGTCGACGCTCCCGAAGACTCCACGTTGTTTCACGGTATTGAGCACGAACGCTTCTACTTTGTGCACAGCTACGCGGCCACCGAATGGTCGATTGAGGGCCGTGGCGCGGCCACTCGCCCCCGCGTGACGTGGGCCGAGCACGGCGAGCGATTCGTCGCGGCCGTCGAGAACGGGCCGTTGTGCACGACCCAGTTCCACCCCGAGAAGTCGGGCGAGGCCGGTATCCAGCTGCTGCGCAACTGGATCGCCACGCTCTAA